The following coding sequences are from one Humulus lupulus chromosome X, drHumLupu1.1, whole genome shotgun sequence window:
- the LOC133804443 gene encoding uncharacterized protein LOC133804443 yields MSKFSCFSVIVGWKKKSSKDNEESAKVAEFNKAPGTLQIRLQQPVKPFETDELKSSTFGVSIPLGIDQNSECNIKVISLESPVGCEAAEVAYEGEDEHEENSTINRNLSDFDLKVYETNSTGDLKIGFSKSFDTELSEQITKVTERDGEGDVDLMQSGHVSDPGIKMTEFWASPNLQRSCSNLETSLVIRKIADQLPPPSKSQSFEQLQELAERMTRDINLGSPKSVMSHGSADKVMLKKHSSSQVLPSRSRRLWWKLFLWSHRNTHKPWTPRQKVISAVLNQQGGYSSDTLEPNRGVEFSKMESPGSFTGESLFQGQTIHEDKQSWDGFHTGVSGLWPQNQWLAFPTESSSSPYARVEEWVKHIEPFQGENNEDNEEGIVFPPETPLQARFPNHSTRRSDINLTEEILHANSVIQSLNSSSTVAHIAGIGLKAIPTISCFSSLRSVNLSNNFIVHITPGSLPKSLHSLNLSRNKISTIEGLRELTRLRVLDLSYNRISRIGHGLSSCQLIKELYLAGNKISDVEGLHRLLKLTVLDLSFNKITTAKALGQLVANYNSLQAMNLLGNPIQNNISEDQLRKAVCGLLPKLVYLNKQPMKPQRAREVLTDSVAKAALGNGGYNSRRKAAKKISQGGLSGAGHRSSSTSIAAHKTRHRLKTRVHQQTPLMKASPAVASSSRQVF; encoded by the exons ATGTCCAAGTTCAGTTGTTTCTCTGTAATTGTTGGTTGGAAGAAGAAGAGTAGCAAG GACAATGAAGAATCTGCAAAAGTTGCTGAGTTTAACAAAGCTCCAGGCACCCTGCAAATCAGGCTACAACAACCTGTGAAACCTTTTGAGACAGATGAGTTGAAGTCATCCACTTTTGGTGTCTCAATTCCATTGGGAATTGATCAGAATTCTGAGTGTAATATCAAGGTTATTAGCCTTGAGAGTCCTGTTGGGTGTGAGGCAGCAGAGGTAGCCTATGAAGGGGAAGACGAGCACGAAGAGAACTCGACAATCAACCGAAACCTTTCTGATTTTGATCTTAAAGTTTATGAAACCAACTCTACTGGAGACTTAAAGATTGGATTTTCCAAATCCTTTGATACTGAATTGAGCGAACAAATCACTAAAGTAACAGAGAGAGATGGTGAGGGGGATGTTGATCTTATGCAAAGTGGGCATGTTAGTGATCCAGGGATCAAGATGACAGAATTCTGGGCCTCTCCGAATCTTCAGCGGTCGTGCTCGAATTTGGAGACGAGTCTTGTGATTAGAAAGATAGCTGATCAGTTGCCTCCTCCCTCAAAGTCTCAATCTTTTGAACAATTGCAGGAATTAGCCGAGAGAATGACAAGAGATATTAACCTTGGATCACCTAAGTCTGTTATGAGCCATGGGAGTGCTGATAAGGTTATGCTTAAGAAGCACTCTTCAAGCCAAGTTCTCCCTTCTAGAAGCAGAAGACTATGGTGGAAATTATTCCTATGGAGCCACAGGAACACACACAAGCCATGGACCCCGAGACAGAAGGTGATTTCTGCAGTTTTGAACCAGCAAGGAGGGTACTCTTCAGATACTCTTGAACCAAATAGAGGTGTAGAGTTCAGTAAGATGGAGTCACCAGGATCATTCACTGGAGAATCTTTGTTCCAAGGGCAAACAATCCATGAAGATAAGCAGAGTTGGGATGGTTTTCATACCGGCGTCTCTGGTTTGTGGCCCCAAAACCAGTGGCTTGCTTTCCCAACTGAATCATCATCCTCCCCATATGCAAGAGTGGAAGAGTGGGTCAAACATATTGAGCCATTCCAGGGTGAAAACAATGAAGATAATGAGGAGGGAATTGTCTTCCCACCCGAGACTCCATTGCAGGCAAGGTTCCCAAACCACTCAACTAGGCGATCCGATATTAATCTGACCGAAGAGATCTTACATGCCAATAGTGTCATTCAGTCTCTTAATTCGTCCTCTACTGTGGCTCACATTGCCGGAATTGGTTTGAAGGCCATTCCCACCATTTCATGCTTTTCTAGTCTTAGATCAGTCAATCTCTCAAACAACTTCATAG TTCACATAACGCCAGGTTCACTTCCAAAAAGCCTTCATTCACTCAACTTGTCAAGAAACAAGATCAGCACCATTGAAGGACTCAGAGAGCTGACCCGGTTGAGAGTTCTTGATCTCAGTTACAACCGGATATCTAGAATTGGACATG GGTTATCAAGCTGTCAACTAATCAAGGAGCTTTATCTAGCTGGGAACAAAATCAGTGATGTTGAGGGGCTACATAGGCTCCTAAAGCTCACAGTTTTGGACCTCAGCTTCAACAAGATAACAACAGCCAAGGCGCTCGGTCAGCTTGTGGCAAACTACAACTCCTTGCAGGCTATGAACCTGCTTGGGAATCCGATCCAGAACAACATCAGTGAAGATCAGCTGCGCAAGGCGGTCTGTGGGCTGCTCCCAAAGCTTGTTTACCTGAACAAGCAGCCAATGAAACCGCAAAGGGCTAGGGAGGTACTCACGGACAGTGTGGCCAAAGCTGCGCTCGGTAATGGCGGATACAACTCTCGTAGAAAGGCTGCAAAGAAGATCAGCCAAGGCGGGTTGTCTGGGGCTGGACACAGGAGCAGCAGCACAAGTATTGCTGCACACAAAACCAGGCACCGGTTGAAGACCCGAGTTCATCAGCAGACACCTTTGATGAAGGCATCGCCTGCTGTTGCTTCATCGTCTCGTCAAGTGTTTTAA
- the LOC133803937 gene encoding uncharacterized protein LOC133803937 — MEAVNRIVNAATRAANNNTVLNVCLVGSFVVLCIRSVNQQKDIEALEAQKDSLINSNKAIKKSIWEWKQKLYAEAESDSPLVPLSRLKAIYGEAPIPQNGNASKEEANSTASKFVI; from the exons ATGGAGGCTGTGAACAGAATAGTGAACGCTGCAACGAGAGCCGCCAACAACAACACGGTGCTAAACGTGTGCTTGGTAGGGTCGTTCGTGGTGCTCTGCATAAGGTCGGTGAACCAGCAGAAGGACATTGAAGCCCTAGAGGCCCAGAAAGATTCTCTCATCAACTCCAACAAGGCCATCAAGAAATCCATCTGGGAATGGAAGCAAAAGCTCTATGCTGAGGCCGAATCTGATTCCCCTTTGGTCCCTCTTTCTCGCCTTAAAGCCATCTATGGCGAAGCTCCCATCCCCCAAAATG GTAATGCATCAAAAGAAGAAGCTAATTCTACTGCTTCAAAGTTTGTAATATGA